From Pseudovibrio sp. Tun.PSC04-5.I4, a single genomic window includes:
- a CDS encoding AzlD domain-containing protein, with protein sequence MSEVAQSWWWPYAMILVAGFLATECWRWFGVVAAGRLREDSLLFAWVRAVATALIAGIISRLILFPDGVLADVPVWLRIAAVIGGIIGYKVLNDRLMAGILSAEFVLIGGWMFVV encoded by the coding sequence ATGAGTGAGGTGGCACAAAGCTGGTGGTGGCCTTATGCCATGATCCTCGTGGCTGGCTTTCTAGCAACGGAATGCTGGCGGTGGTTTGGTGTTGTTGCTGCTGGTCGCCTGCGGGAAGATAGCTTGCTGTTTGCGTGGGTGAGGGCGGTGGCGACCGCGCTGATTGCCGGGATCATCTCCCGTCTCATTCTCTTTCCGGATGGGGTGCTGGCGGATGTGCCAGTCTGGTTGCGTATCGCGGCGGTTATTGGCGGTATCATTGGATACAAAGTGCTCAATGACCGATTGATGGCGGGCATACTTTCTGCCGAGTTTGTGTTGATTGGTGGTTGGATGTTTGTGGTCTAA
- the clpS gene encoding ATP-dependent Clp protease adapter ClpS, with protein sequence MSSDFDLNNEDDGGTITATKPKPKIKRPSLYRVLLLNDDFTPMEFVIHVVERFFHKDREDATQVMLHVHHHGLGECGVFTYEVAETKVTQVMDFARKHQHPLQCVMEKK encoded by the coding sequence ATGAGCAGTGATTTCGACCTGAACAATGAGGATGATGGCGGGACGATTACAGCTACCAAGCCTAAGCCAAAAATAAAAAGGCCAAGCTTGTATCGCGTGTTGCTGCTTAATGATGATTTTACGCCGATGGAGTTTGTGATCCACGTGGTTGAGCGGTTTTTTCATAAGGACCGCGAAGACGCAACGCAGGTCATGCTTCATGTCCATCATCATGGCTTAGGGGAGTGTGGAGTCTTCACCTATGAAGTGGCCGAGACCAAGGTCACACAAGTAATGGATTTCGCCCGAAAACACCAACATCCATTGCAATGCGTAATGGAGAAAAAGTAA
- a CDS encoding phasin family protein, with amino-acid sequence MVTGFENMQKLGKDNMEIAMQSFGTLSKGMQAISTEVAEYSKKSMEQNSTAMEKVASAKSMDKAMEVQADFAKVSYENMVGQATKIGEMYAEIAKAACKPYENMMPKVAK; translated from the coding sequence ATGGTTACAGGATTCGAGAATATGCAAAAGCTTGGAAAAGATAACATGGAAATTGCCATGCAAAGCTTCGGCACCTTGTCTAAAGGAATGCAGGCGATCTCAACTGAGGTTGCAGAGTACTCCAAAAAATCTATGGAACAGAACAGCACCGCAATGGAGAAAGTTGCAAGTGCGAAGTCTATGGATAAGGCTATGGAAGTTCAGGCAGATTTTGCCAAGGTCAGCTATGAAAACATGGTAGGCCAGGCAACAAAGATCGGCGAAATGTATGCTGAAATTGCCAAGGCCGCCTGCAAGCCTTACGAAAACATGATGCCTAAGGTTGCCAAGTAG
- a CDS encoding D-alanyl-D-alanine carboxypeptidase, with the protein MGLRILGPFGRLKRAFGQAVGILAVSAALIAAPTVAQANPKYAGIVVDAKTGKVLYAKNANAKRYPASTTKIMTLYVLFEELEAGRLTLKTRMKVSRYAAGRPPTKLGLKVGSTLGVKDAIYALVTKSANDASTVIAEHISGSETAFGRRMTQTARAIGMRNSTFRNPHGLPNSKQVTTAADLALLGRAIQDRFPKYYKYFNTRSYTYAGRRMGNHNKLLGRVRGVDGIKTGYTNASGFNLVTNVKRDNRQIVAVVLGGRTGKRRDAQMVKLISQYLPKASRGRRTTPMLYAGITAKKSRYKFPKNAPAIPVAKVSTPAPQQPTLLAYANPALSKAPNSKPSDPIAKMLEKQVRAPAAARQKQLVANSLAAPAVSASARLQQKVATNTPSSTPIEQKIASLKPKDISISGWQIQISATDSQDKAIKILETARAAAGATLRNKRIYTEPVMSKKQTLYRARFIGFETKTAAWDACAKLKKAKYSCYAVYQ; encoded by the coding sequence ATGGGTCTGCGTATTTTAGGACCATTCGGTCGCCTTAAAAGGGCTTTTGGACAAGCTGTCGGTATTCTAGCCGTTTCCGCTGCACTCATTGCTGCACCAACGGTGGCTCAGGCAAACCCCAAATATGCCGGCATCGTTGTAGATGCAAAAACGGGTAAGGTGCTTTACGCAAAAAACGCAAATGCCAAACGCTACCCGGCCTCAACCACCAAGATCATGACGCTTTATGTTCTCTTTGAAGAACTGGAAGCTGGCCGCCTCACATTGAAAACAAGAATGAAGGTGTCTCGCTACGCTGCTGGCCGCCCGCCAACCAAGCTCGGCTTAAAGGTTGGCAGCACGCTAGGCGTGAAAGATGCCATATACGCGCTGGTCACAAAGTCAGCCAATGACGCTTCGACTGTGATCGCCGAACATATCTCCGGATCTGAAACTGCTTTTGGTCGCCGTATGACACAGACCGCTCGTGCCATTGGCATGCGCAATTCCACTTTCAGAAACCCGCACGGCCTGCCAAACTCCAAGCAGGTAACAACCGCCGCTGACCTCGCCTTGTTAGGTCGCGCGATCCAGGATCGTTTTCCGAAGTACTACAAGTACTTCAACACCCGCTCTTACACCTATGCAGGCCGACGCATGGGCAACCACAACAAGCTGCTCGGACGTGTCCGTGGTGTAGATGGCATCAAAACCGGCTACACGAATGCATCAGGCTTCAACCTTGTAACCAATGTGAAGCGTGATAACCGGCAGATCGTGGCTGTTGTTCTTGGTGGTAGAACCGGCAAACGCCGAGATGCGCAAATGGTCAAGCTGATCAGTCAGTACTTGCCAAAAGCATCCCGTGGTCGTCGCACAACGCCAATGCTTTATGCTGGAATTACCGCGAAGAAATCGCGTTATAAGTTTCCGAAGAATGCTCCGGCGATCCCTGTGGCAAAGGTTTCCACGCCCGCACCACAACAACCAACTCTGTTAGCTTATGCCAACCCCGCCCTGTCCAAAGCACCAAATTCGAAGCCATCTGACCCGATAGCTAAGATGCTGGAAAAACAGGTAAGGGCCCCGGCAGCAGCTCGTCAGAAACAACTGGTCGCCAATTCACTGGCAGCGCCTGCTGTTTCCGCCTCCGCTCGGTTACAACAAAAGGTGGCTACAAACACGCCATCCTCTACTCCTATTGAGCAAAAGATTGCGAGCCTGAAGCCTAAGGATATCAGCATATCCGGTTGGCAGATTCAGATCTCCGCGACCGACAGCCAGGATAAAGCCATCAAAATCCTGGAGACTGCGCGTGCTGCAGCTGGAGCAACCCTCCGCAACAAGCGCATTTACACAGAACCAGTCATGTCAAAGAAGCAAACCTTGTACCGCGCTCGGTTCATCGGGTTTGAAACCAAAACAGCAGCTTGGGATGCGTGTGCCAAATTAAAAAAGGCCAAGTACTCCTGCTATGCCGTCTATCAGTAA
- a CDS encoding glycerophosphodiester phosphodiesterase family protein yields the protein MQNLSWLTSRPIAHRGFHDKDAGVLENTPSATQAAIDNNFSIEVDLQETKDGRVIVFHDQHLDRLTEGEGQVIDYDLADLRKLSLRGSTDHLWSLEEVLEQVNGKVPLVIEIKSLNLKAGQHEFIKTIGNTLSAYIGPVAIKSFDQHMLRCMKGVAPQIPRGAISMTSFGYDKLERLTEHERKHISWMLHMAGTDPHFVSYYVKDLPADGTSFLREFYGLPIMTWTVRSKEDRINAAKYADQIVFEGFNPDKDPI from the coding sequence ATGCAAAACCTTTCTTGGCTAACAAGCCGTCCGATTGCACACCGCGGTTTTCACGATAAAGACGCGGGCGTTCTGGAAAACACCCCTTCAGCCACTCAGGCTGCAATCGACAACAACTTCTCCATTGAAGTTGACTTGCAAGAAACGAAAGACGGACGAGTCATCGTCTTTCACGATCAGCATCTGGACCGCCTGACAGAAGGCGAAGGGCAAGTGATCGACTATGATCTGGCAGACCTGCGCAAACTCTCCCTACGCGGGTCCACAGATCATCTCTGGTCACTGGAAGAGGTCCTGGAACAGGTGAATGGCAAAGTGCCTTTGGTCATCGAGATCAAATCACTTAACCTTAAAGCCGGCCAACACGAGTTTATCAAAACCATAGGCAACACGCTCAGCGCTTACATTGGTCCTGTGGCAATCAAGTCTTTCGACCAGCACATGCTGCGATGCATGAAAGGCGTGGCCCCGCAAATTCCGCGCGGTGCAATCTCCATGACATCCTTTGGCTATGATAAACTGGAACGCCTGACAGAACACGAGCGCAAACACATTTCATGGATGCTCCATATGGCAGGGACTGATCCGCATTTTGTTTCCTACTATGTTAAGGATCTGCCTGCGGATGGCACAAGCTTCCTGCGGGAGTTCTACGGCCTGCCGATCATGACCTGGACCGTTCGCAGCAAAGAAGACCGGATCAACGCTGCCAAATACGCAGACCAGATCGTCTTTGAAGGCTTCAACCCAGACAAAGACCCAATCTAG
- a CDS encoding AzlC family ABC transporter permease codes for MTSRDIETVEGDAPSEFEGGAYWFRQGAKGAFCLPTLILMMAFVGFTSLAREVGLTLSEVLLMSLLMWALPSIVVLTGAMSAGVGMIPAAIAVALSAVRLMPMTVALIPVLRDGKRTKLWQLFLVSHFVAVTAWVFAMRNLPDLPRAARLPFFAGFGSTVHFVVLCSTTLFYIVLPVIPAPLAAGLVLLTPVYFMFSMYQASRTGGDRLALGLGLVLGPVFYLLFPGADLLLTGFVGGTVAFVAWLFATRRASL; via the coding sequence ATGACCAGTCGAGATATTGAAACTGTTGAAGGGGATGCCCCTTCTGAATTTGAGGGTGGGGCCTACTGGTTCCGTCAGGGTGCCAAAGGTGCGTTCTGTCTGCCCACATTGATTTTGATGATGGCGTTTGTCGGCTTTACATCTCTGGCGCGTGAAGTTGGCCTGACATTGAGCGAGGTTCTTTTGATGAGCCTCCTCATGTGGGCATTGCCCAGCATTGTTGTTTTAACCGGCGCGATGAGTGCGGGTGTCGGTATGATCCCGGCTGCTATCGCGGTCGCGCTTTCTGCCGTACGGTTGATGCCGATGACTGTTGCGCTTATTCCGGTGTTGCGAGACGGGAAGCGCACAAAGCTTTGGCAGTTGTTTTTGGTGTCTCATTTTGTGGCGGTCACGGCGTGGGTGTTTGCCATGCGCAATCTGCCTGATTTACCGCGCGCAGCGCGCCTACCATTTTTTGCGGGCTTTGGAAGTACCGTTCATTTTGTCGTTCTGTGCTCAACCACTTTGTTTTACATAGTGTTGCCAGTCATTCCTGCACCGCTTGCTGCCGGATTGGTGTTGTTGACCCCTGTCTATTTCATGTTTTCTATGTACCAAGCCTCTCGCACAGGCGGGGATAGGTTAGCTCTCGGGTTGGGCCTTGTGCTTGGGCCGGTATTCTACCTGCTGTTTCCGGGGGCTGATTTGCTGCTGACAGGGTTTGTTGGCGGAACGGTTGCCTTTGTAGCGTGGTTGTTTGCAACGCGGAGGGCGAGCCTATGA
- a CDS encoding RidA family protein: protein MSNIILQNLEKLGVSLPQAAAPAANYVPYVKTGNQLFISGQLPMQDGKIAKTGKVGADLSVEDGIEAARLCAINLLAQAQAATGDLSKIARLVKIVGFVNSKGDFGDQPKVINGASDFLVAAMGEAGHHARSAVSAGALPFNAAVEIEAIFELVDN, encoded by the coding sequence ATGTCCAACATCATACTTCAAAATCTGGAAAAACTGGGCGTTTCACTGCCACAAGCAGCAGCGCCTGCTGCCAATTACGTACCCTACGTAAAAACAGGCAACCAGCTTTTCATCTCTGGCCAACTTCCAATGCAGGACGGCAAGATTGCAAAGACTGGCAAGGTCGGCGCTGACCTCAGCGTTGAAGATGGGATTGAAGCTGCCCGCTTGTGCGCAATCAACTTGCTGGCACAGGCCCAAGCTGCAACGGGCGATCTGTCCAAAATCGCGCGTCTTGTTAAAATCGTTGGCTTTGTTAATTCAAAAGGTGACTTTGGAGATCAGCCAAAAGTCATAAATGGCGCGTCAGACTTCCTCGTCGCTGCAATGGGTGAAGCTGGCCATCATGCTCGCTCAGCCGTAAGCGCAGGCGCATTGCCATTCAACGCCGCTGTCGAAATCGAAGCCATCTTCGAACTCGTAGACAACTAG
- a CDS encoding GNAT family N-acetyltransferase — MEYLSLNTDSLCDEHICCAISDKKCARGYQLKKDWLRDQFEQGYQFVRLDERAKVFMEFGLAEHAWCPVFAPNHLLINCFWVSGKYKGQGHAKALLAKAIEDAQEKGCDGLVTVAGSKKLHFMSEGKWFKRQGFEVCDSSPDGFELLHLALGDDVPKPQFSDVVRAGTGPQEAGLVAYYSNRCPFTDLHVTQSLSESAAERGLPLTIVHLDSTAKAQSAPTPATIFSLFWNGKFVTTDLSVCMNSRFDKITQKALGHELLAPAG; from the coding sequence ATGGAGTACCTTTCGTTAAATACAGACAGTCTGTGTGATGAGCATATCTGCTGTGCGATCTCTGATAAAAAGTGCGCGCGTGGGTATCAGCTCAAGAAGGATTGGTTGCGAGATCAGTTTGAGCAGGGCTACCAGTTTGTGCGTCTTGATGAGCGGGCCAAGGTGTTTATGGAATTCGGCCTTGCTGAACATGCATGGTGCCCGGTTTTTGCTCCCAATCATTTGCTGATCAACTGCTTCTGGGTTTCTGGAAAATACAAAGGGCAGGGACATGCCAAGGCGCTGCTTGCTAAGGCTATTGAGGATGCTCAAGAGAAGGGCTGTGATGGTCTTGTGACTGTCGCTGGGTCCAAAAAACTTCACTTCATGAGTGAAGGGAAATGGTTCAAGCGGCAGGGTTTTGAGGTGTGTGATAGCTCTCCAGATGGGTTTGAGCTTTTGCACTTAGCGCTGGGTGATGATGTGCCCAAGCCTCAATTTAGTGATGTTGTCAGAGCGGGTACTGGTCCCCAAGAGGCAGGCTTGGTTGCATACTATTCCAACCGTTGTCCGTTTACTGATCTGCATGTCACTCAGTCTTTGAGCGAGAGTGCTGCGGAGCGAGGCTTGCCGCTTACCATTGTGCATCTGGATAGCACTGCAAAAGCGCAGTCAGCGCCAACGCCAGCAACCATCTTCTCGCTGTTCTGGAACGGAAAATTTGTGACCACAGACCTGAGTGTTTGCATGAACTCGCGTTTTGATAAGATCACGCAGAAAGCTCTGGGGCATGAATTGCTTGCACCTGCTGGGTGA
- a CDS encoding GNAT family N-acetyltransferase — protein sequence MPETNPPLLKVLSSLDEIPSADWDSLANPGYPPILHEQAGWIDSPEMTQPEINQLPDSTPQGTSFNPMLSHAFLQALEESGCVGWDAGWIPQHLYWEENGKPVAAVPTYAKSHSQGEYVFDHAWADALERVGGDYYPKLQSSIPFTPVPGRRLLISPDVNRAKAVKVLTSGLMELTNRIEGSSAHLTFLTEQEWKELGDQGFLLRTDQQFHWDNNTYANFDEFLNALSSRKRKSIRKERKTALEHDIEVEWITGPDLSEAHWDAFYEFYKDTSSRKWGSPYLNRKFFSLLGERLADHTLLIMAKREGRYIAGALNMIGSDTLYGRNWGCVEDHPCLHFEICYYQAIEFAIAKGLKRVEAGAQGTHKLARGYMPNLTYSAHWIANPSLRNAVAHYLDQERQAVLYEQEILSSHGPFRQQDT from the coding sequence TTGCCAGAGACCAATCCGCCTCTTCTGAAAGTTCTCTCATCCCTTGATGAGATCCCAAGCGCTGACTGGGACTCTCTGGCAAATCCCGGCTATCCACCTATTTTGCATGAACAAGCTGGCTGGATCGATTCACCTGAAATGACCCAGCCAGAAATCAATCAACTCCCTGACTCAACACCTCAGGGAACCAGCTTCAATCCGATGTTATCTCACGCTTTTTTGCAAGCATTGGAAGAAAGCGGATGTGTGGGTTGGGATGCTGGATGGATTCCTCAGCACCTGTATTGGGAAGAGAACGGCAAACCCGTTGCCGCCGTTCCCACCTATGCCAAAAGCCACAGTCAGGGCGAATACGTCTTCGACCATGCATGGGCTGATGCCCTTGAGCGCGTTGGCGGTGATTATTATCCCAAACTCCAAAGCTCCATCCCCTTTACGCCGGTTCCCGGACGCCGCTTGCTGATCTCACCGGATGTAAACCGCGCAAAGGCCGTCAAGGTTCTGACCAGCGGCCTGATGGAACTGACAAACAGAATCGAAGGCTCCTCCGCCCACCTCACATTCCTCACCGAGCAGGAATGGAAGGAATTGGGCGATCAAGGCTTCCTGCTGCGCACAGACCAACAATTCCACTGGGACAACAATACCTACGCAAACTTCGACGAATTTCTCAACGCCCTGTCCTCCCGAAAACGCAAGAGCATCCGCAAGGAGCGTAAAACCGCTCTGGAGCATGATATTGAGGTGGAATGGATCACAGGCCCAGATCTGTCCGAAGCGCACTGGGACGCGTTCTACGAGTTTTATAAGGACACGAGCAGCCGCAAATGGGGATCTCCCTACCTCAACCGTAAATTCTTCTCATTGCTGGGGGAACGATTGGCAGATCACACCCTGCTCATCATGGCCAAACGCGAGGGACGCTACATAGCAGGCGCCCTGAATATGATCGGCAGTGATACGCTCTATGGTCGTAACTGGGGGTGTGTAGAAGACCATCCCTGCCTTCATTTCGAGATTTGCTATTACCAAGCCATCGAGTTTGCAATCGCAAAGGGGTTAAAGCGCGTTGAGGCTGGAGCACAGGGAACCCACAAGCTCGCCCGTGGCTATATGCCAAACCTCACCTATTCCGCGCACTGGATTGCAAACCCTTCTTTAAGAAATGCGGTGGCACACTATCTCGATCAAGAACGCCAAGCCGTTCTGTATGAACAAGAAATTCTCTCCTCTCACGGTCCATTCCGTCAGCAGGACACCTAA
- a CDS encoding DnaJ domain-containing protein encodes MGYLVMGGLLLAILYFIAKALSRSNPAKLVEQLKMLIGLVLIPVCIFLAVTGKWIAAIPLGVFALSLLGVKSAQNYKFPGGFSLGGLGDVFNRTGKSAGQTSSVSSTYLKMELDHDSRKLEGDVLAGSYSGRALSSLQTGDLKGLWHEVQSDGDSVSLLEAYLDSRLPNWRVDFQADSTTRERNASGSSTLTEKEAYEVLGLAPGASLDDVRAAHRRLIKRLHPDSGGSAFLASKLNEAKDRLLNRH; translated from the coding sequence ATGGGCTATTTGGTTATGGGAGGATTGCTGCTTGCCATCCTCTATTTCATCGCAAAGGCGCTGTCGCGATCTAATCCGGCAAAATTAGTTGAACAGCTAAAGATGCTGATCGGTTTAGTGCTTATTCCGGTTTGTATTTTTCTCGCCGTCACGGGAAAATGGATAGCGGCGATTCCGCTTGGCGTTTTTGCGCTTTCCCTTTTGGGGGTTAAATCGGCGCAGAACTATAAGTTCCCCGGCGGGTTTAGTCTTGGCGGGCTTGGCGACGTTTTCAACCGGACTGGCAAAAGCGCTGGTCAAACCTCTTCCGTTTCCTCCACCTATTTGAAGATGGAGCTGGACCATGACAGTCGTAAGCTCGAAGGCGACGTGCTTGCCGGTTCTTATTCAGGCCGTGCTTTGAGTTCACTTCAGACTGGTGATCTCAAAGGTTTATGGCATGAAGTGCAATCCGACGGAGACAGCGTGTCGCTACTCGAAGCTTACCTCGATAGCAGGCTCCCCAACTGGCGTGTAGACTTCCAGGCGGATTCCACAACGCGGGAGCGAAACGCGTCGGGCTCGAGCACTCTGACTGAAAAGGAGGCCTACGAGGTTCTTGGACTTGCGCCGGGCGCTTCCTTGGACGACGTTCGTGCCGCCCATCGCAGATTGATTAAGCGTTTGCATCCCGATAGCGGAGGCTCTGCTTTCTTGGCTTCCAAACTCAACGAGGCGAAGGATAGGCTTCTCAACAGACATTAA
- the clpA gene encoding ATP-dependent Clp protease ATP-binding subunit ClpA: MPSFSRSLEKALHQALAFANERHQEYATLEHLLLSLIDDQDAAAVMRACNVDLDQLRKSIVEYIDTELENLVVDGDDDSKPTAGFQRVIQRAVIHVQSSGREEVTGANVLVAIFAERESHAAYFLQEQEMTRYDAVNYISHGIAKRAGMSEPRRVRGVEEDSDSGGNEANVGMPPPPSGGGSTDQTKRKTEALEAYCANLNEKAFSGKIDPLIGRSKEISRTIQILCRRSKNNPLYVGDPGVGKTAIAEGLARRIIVGDVPEVLLNATIFSLDMGSLLAGTRYRGDFEERLKQVVKEIEDYPGAIMFIDEIHTVIGAGATSGGAMDASNLLKPALASGSIRCIGSTTYKEYRQFFEKDRALVRRFQKVDVNEPSIPDAIEILKGLKPYFEEFHNIRYTNEAIKAAVELSSRYLSDRKLPDKAIDVIDESGASQMLLPEGKRRKTIGLKEIEATIATMARIPPKSVSKDDAAVLSNLKNSLKRVVYGQDPAIEALTASIKLARAGLREPDKPIGSYLFSGPTGVGKTEVARQLASSLGVELVRFDMSEYMERHTVSRLIGAPPGYVGFDQGGLLTDAIDQHPHCVLLLDEIEKAHPDLFNILLQVMDHGKLTDHNGKAVDFRNVILIMTTNAGAADMAKAPIGFNRLQREGDDMEAINKMFTPEFRNRLDAIIPFANLDNEVIHRVVEKFVMQLEAQLAERNVTFELTPEAVAWLSEKGYDRTMGARPLGRVIQEHIKKPLADEVLFGKLQKGGTVKVSVSEDQEGLLLETVEERPPVRKTTGAKKKPASKAKSKSGVPRTGKGATKRGPIPGLPIAD; the protein is encoded by the coding sequence GTGCCGTCATTTTCTCGCAGTCTGGAGAAAGCTCTCCATCAAGCTTTGGCGTTTGCCAACGAACGTCATCAGGAATATGCGACCCTGGAGCATTTACTGCTATCATTAATTGATGATCAGGATGCTGCAGCAGTAATGCGTGCATGCAATGTGGATCTCGACCAATTACGAAAAAGCATTGTAGAATACATTGATACTGAATTGGAGAACCTCGTCGTTGACGGGGATGATGATTCAAAACCAACAGCTGGGTTCCAGCGCGTTATTCAGCGTGCTGTCATTCATGTCCAATCTTCGGGACGTGAAGAGGTAACCGGGGCAAATGTACTTGTCGCCATTTTTGCTGAGCGTGAGAGTCACGCCGCTTACTTCCTGCAAGAGCAGGAAATGACCAGGTATGATGCCGTCAACTACATCTCACATGGAATTGCCAAACGGGCTGGAATGTCCGAACCACGCCGCGTGCGCGGAGTGGAAGAAGATTCTGATAGTGGCGGCAATGAAGCAAATGTGGGTATGCCACCTCCGCCATCTGGCGGTGGGTCTACAGATCAAACCAAACGGAAAACGGAAGCTCTTGAGGCGTATTGCGCCAACCTGAATGAGAAAGCGTTTTCCGGGAAGATCGATCCGTTGATTGGTCGGAGCAAAGAAATTTCGCGCACCATCCAGATCCTGTGCCGTCGGTCCAAAAACAATCCACTTTATGTGGGTGACCCAGGCGTTGGTAAAACAGCAATTGCCGAAGGGCTTGCGCGGCGGATCATCGTTGGTGACGTTCCTGAAGTCCTGCTGAATGCGACCATCTTTTCGCTAGATATGGGCTCGTTGCTGGCTGGGACCCGTTACCGGGGTGATTTTGAGGAGCGTCTGAAGCAGGTCGTCAAGGAAATCGAAGATTATCCCGGCGCGATCATGTTTATTGATGAAATTCATACGGTGATTGGTGCCGGTGCGACTTCCGGCGGAGCTATGGATGCGTCCAACCTGCTGAAGCCAGCTCTGGCTTCTGGTTCTATCCGGTGTATCGGGTCGACAACCTACAAAGAGTATCGTCAGTTCTTTGAAAAAGATCGTGCTCTTGTACGCCGCTTCCAGAAGGTGGATGTGAATGAGCCATCTATTCCAGATGCGATTGAAATTCTGAAGGGGCTTAAGCCTTACTTCGAGGAATTCCATAACATCCGCTACACCAATGAAGCGATCAAGGCGGCTGTTGAGTTGTCCTCCCGCTATCTTTCTGATCGGAAGCTGCCGGATAAAGCGATTGACGTGATTGACGAGTCTGGTGCTTCGCAGATGTTGCTGCCGGAGGGTAAACGTCGCAAGACGATTGGTCTGAAGGAAATTGAAGCAACCATTGCAACAATGGCGCGGATTCCACCTAAATCTGTTTCCAAAGATGATGCGGCCGTTCTGTCCAACCTGAAGAATAGTCTGAAACGTGTTGTTTATGGTCAGGACCCTGCAATTGAGGCTCTAACTGCGTCCATCAAACTGGCGCGTGCTGGTTTGCGTGAGCCGGATAAGCCAATCGGGTCTTACCTGTTCTCCGGTCCGACCGGGGTTGGTAAAACGGAAGTGGCGCGTCAGTTGGCCTCTTCCCTTGGTGTGGAACTGGTGCGGTTTGACATGTCCGAGTACATGGAACGCCACACGGTTTCCCGTCTGATCGGTGCGCCTCCGGGCTATGTCGGTTTTGATCAAGGTGGTTTGCTCACTGATGCGATTGATCAGCATCCGCATTGTGTGCTGCTGCTCGATGAAATCGAGAAGGCCCATCCTGACTTGTTCAACATATTGTTGCAGGTGATGGATCACGGAAAGCTGACCGATCATAACGGTAAGGCTGTGGATTTCAGAAACGTTATCCTGATCATGACAACCAATGCCGGTGCTGCGGATATGGCGAAGGCCCCAATTGGCTTTAACCGCTTGCAGCGCGAAGGCGATGACATGGAAGCGATCAACAAGATGTTTACTCCGGAGTTCCGGAACCGTCTTGATGCGATCATTCCGTTTGCGAACTTGGATAATGAAGTTATCCATCGTGTGGTTGAGAAGTTCGTCATGCAGCTGGAAGCTCAGCTTGCAGAACGGAACGTGACCTTTGAGCTGACACCTGAAGCGGTGGCCTGGCTCTCTGAAAAGGGGTACGACCGGACGATGGGTGCGCGTCCTTTGGGCCGTGTTATTCAGGAACACATCAAGAAGCCATTGGCCGATGAAGTGTTGTTTGGCAAACTTCAAAAGGGTGGCACTGTGAAGGTGTCTGTCTCTGAAGATCAGGAAGGGCTTTTGCTCGAGACTGTCGAGGAGCGCCCGCCGGTTAGGAAGACGACCGGTGCGAAGAAAAAGCCTGCATCAAAAGCCAAGAGCAAGTCAGGTGTGCCGCGGACTGGTAAGGGAGCGACCAAGCGCGGTCCTATTCCCGGATTGCCGATAGCGGACTGA
- a CDS encoding HIT domain-containing protein yields MTSSAYDDQNIFAKILRGELPSEKVFEDENTLVIMDIMPRGDGHVLVLPKNGSRNILDIAEVDLFATLKTTQKMAQIVKKAFDADGITIHQFNESAGGQMVFHTHFHVIPRHAGVSLRPHSGEMENSDVLKANADKIRAVLG; encoded by the coding sequence ATGACCAGCTCTGCATATGATGATCAGAACATTTTCGCGAAAATTCTACGCGGCGAACTGCCCAGCGAGAAGGTTTTTGAGGATGAGAACACGCTCGTCATCATGGATATCATGCCACGCGGCGATGGCCATGTTCTCGTTCTGCCAAAGAACGGCTCTCGCAACATTTTGGACATTGCTGAGGTTGACCTCTTCGCCACCCTCAAAACAACGCAGAAAATGGCTCAGATCGTAAAGAAGGCCTTCGATGCGGATGGCATTACGATCCATCAGTTCAATGAGAGTGCCGGCGGGCAGATGGTATTCCACACCCACTTCCACGTCATCCCACGCCATGCTGGTGTTTCCTTACGCCCGCATAGCGGCGAGATGGAAAACAGCGACGTGCTGAAAGCCAATGCGGATAAGATCCGTGCAGTGCTAGGCTAA